The DNA segment TAGATGTAAATATAATAAATAAGATAATTGATGCTAGTGATATCGATGAAACTACAGGTATTATTGAAGTAGGTCCAGGCATGGGTTCACTGACGCAACAGATGGCGAAAAAGGCTAAAAAAGTCATTGCCTTCGAAATAGATCAACGTTTAATACCGGTATTAGGCGACACATTATCAGAATTTAATAATGTTACGGTAATCAATGAAGATATATTAAAGGCTGATATTGCACATCATGTGACTGAAAATCTTAGTGATTGCGATAAGATTATGGTTGTAGCAAATTTGCCATACTATATCACAACACCTATTTTATTAAATTTAATGCAACAGCCCCTCCCTATTGATGGTTATGTTGTAATGATGCAAAAAGAAGTCGGCGAAAGACTCAACGCACAAGTTGGAACAAAGGCATATGGTTCACTTTCTATTGTGGCTCAATACTATACTGATACGAGTAAAGTATTAAATGTGCCAAAGTCTGTATTTCTCCCACCACCTAATGTGGACTCTATTGTCGTTAAATTAATGGAAAGAGAGCAACCACAAGTTGAAGTTGATGATGAGAAGGCCTTTTTCAAAATGACGAAAGCAGCATTTAGTCAACGTAGAAAAACGATAAGTAACAATTATCAAAGTTTATTTATGGATGGAAAAGCTAAAAAAGATATTATTAAAAACTGGTTAGATACAAGTGGCATCGATCCAAGACGACGCGGAGAAACGCTTTCAATACAAGAATTTGCACATCTTTATAATGAATTGAAAAAATTCCCAGAATTGGAACTTTAAATCATTGACAACAGCGCTACACCTTGCTAAAATTGAAATTTTATTTGACAAAATCGCTCAATTTGTGTTATTATACAATTTGTAGCGAGGTGGAGCAATATGCCAAAATCAATTGGGGACATCAAAAATAGTCTTGATT comes from the Staphylococcus hsinchuensis genome and includes:
- the rsmA gene encoding 16S rRNA (adenine(1518)-N(6)/adenine(1519)-N(6))-dimethyltransferase RsmA, coding for MMVNGDIATPTRTKALLQKHGFNFKKSLGQNFLVDVNIINKIIDASDIDETTGIIEVGPGMGSLTQQMAKKAKKVIAFEIDQRLIPVLGDTLSEFNNVTVINEDILKADIAHHVTENLSDCDKIMVVANLPYYITTPILLNLMQQPLPIDGYVVMMQKEVGERLNAQVGTKAYGSLSIVAQYYTDTSKVLNVPKSVFLPPPNVDSIVVKLMEREQPQVEVDDEKAFFKMTKAAFSQRRKTISNNYQSLFMDGKAKKDIIKNWLDTSGIDPRRRGETLSIQEFAHLYNELKKFPELEL